The following are from one region of the Methyloversatilis discipulorum genome:
- a CDS encoding homoserine kinase, whose protein sequence is MSVFTTVTADELRDWLKNYSIGHLVSLEGIPAGIENTNYFVDTSHGRYVLTVFEKLTRTELPFYVHLMAHLARHGIPCPAPIADRDNEYLGTIHGKPAMLATRLAGRSQMEPGAAHCAAIGGMLATMHVAGQSYGRRFDNPRGYGWWLETAPKLLGFLPDDERTLLETEIAFQREAREQGLCRDLPFGVVHADLFRDNCLMDGERIGGIIDFYFAGDDYLLFDLAVTLNDWCSDASGELMADRADALIKAYHAERPLSDAEHRAWPAMLRGAALRFWMSRLYDFHMPRGGEMVHTHDPARFRDVLRARIRAGDALPWR, encoded by the coding sequence GTGTCCGTCTTCACCACCGTCACCGCAGATGAGCTGCGCGACTGGCTGAAGAATTACTCCATCGGCCATCTGGTGTCGCTGGAGGGAATTCCGGCCGGCATCGAAAACACCAATTACTTCGTCGACACCTCGCACGGTCGTTACGTGCTGACCGTGTTCGAGAAGCTGACGCGCACCGAACTGCCGTTCTACGTGCACCTTATGGCGCATCTGGCGCGTCACGGCATTCCCTGTCCGGCGCCGATCGCCGACCGCGACAACGAATACCTCGGCACGATCCACGGCAAGCCGGCCATGCTGGCCACCCGCCTCGCCGGCCGCTCGCAGATGGAACCGGGCGCGGCGCACTGCGCCGCCATCGGCGGCATGCTGGCCACCATGCACGTGGCCGGCCAGAGCTACGGCCGCCGCTTCGACAACCCGCGCGGCTACGGCTGGTGGCTCGAAACGGCGCCGAAGCTGCTCGGCTTCCTGCCGGACGACGAGCGCACGCTGCTCGAAACCGAAATCGCCTTCCAGCGCGAAGCCCGCGAACAGGGCCTGTGCCGCGACCTGCCCTTCGGCGTCGTGCACGCCGACCTGTTCCGCGACAACTGCCTGATGGATGGCGAACGCATCGGCGGCATCATCGATTTCTATTTCGCCGGCGACGACTACCTGCTGTTCGACCTCGCGGTGACGCTGAACGACTGGTGTTCCGACGCCTCCGGCGAACTGATGGCTGACCGGGCCGACGCGCTGATCAAGGCCTACCACGCGGAACGGCCGCTGTCCGACGCCGAGCATCGCGCCTGGCCGGCGATGCTGCGCGGCGCGGCGCTGCGCTTCTGGATGTCGCGGCTTTACGACTTCCACATGCCGCGCGGCGGCGAGATGGTGCACACGCACGATCCGGCCCGTTTCCGCGATGTGCTGCGCGCGCGCATCCGCGCCGGTGACGCGCTGCCATGGCGGTGA
- a CDS encoding DUF2782 domain-containing protein: MRPLLFAAVLAAALGSVAPAVYAQAGRPPDLQPIPEPPPPPEPLEGEVAVEPQITIIQRGEETVEEHRVNGKLYMIKVTPRHGVPYYLMDENGSGAMTRYDDLDSGLRVPKWVIFSFD; the protein is encoded by the coding sequence ATGCGTCCGCTACTTTTTGCAGCAGTTCTCGCAGCCGCGCTGGGCAGTGTGGCGCCTGCGGTGTATGCCCAGGCCGGCCGTCCGCCCGACCTGCAGCCGATTCCCGAACCGCCGCCGCCGCCCGAGCCGCTGGAGGGCGAAGTGGCCGTCGAGCCGCAGATCACCATCATCCAGCGCGGTGAGGAGACGGTGGAAGAGCACCGAGTGAACGGCAAGCTCTACATGATCAAGGTGACGCCGCGTCACGGCGTGCCCTACTACCTGATGGACGAGAACGGCTCCGGCGCGATGACGCGCTACGACGATCTCGATTCGGGCCTGCGCGTGCCGAAGTGGGTGATCTTCTCGTTCGACTGA
- a CDS encoding TIGR00730 family Rossman fold protein — protein MSAKDKLPGMIDPGEAARTSSAREAWRIFGIMAEFVEATERLQQIRPAVSIFGSARTPVDHPYYALTERVARELSDAGFSVISGGGPGIMEAANKGAFHGKSPSVGLNIQLPMEQHANVYQDISHSFEHFFARKYMFVRFAAAYVVMPGGFGTVDELMEALTLIQTRKSRSIPVILVHAPFWAGLIDWFRNTLVAEGMISPEDMDLVQIIDDPAQIVDAIFRHYENRSFMPLPEEHEAMLNL, from the coding sequence ATGAGCGCAAAAGACAAACTGCCGGGCATGATCGACCCCGGTGAAGCGGCACGCACCAGCAGCGCACGCGAGGCCTGGCGCATCTTCGGCATCATGGCCGAGTTCGTCGAGGCGACCGAGCGGCTGCAGCAGATCCGGCCGGCGGTGAGCATCTTCGGCAGCGCCCGCACGCCGGTCGACCATCCGTATTACGCACTGACCGAGCGGGTTGCGCGCGAGCTGTCGGACGCGGGCTTCTCGGTCATTTCCGGCGGCGGCCCGGGCATCATGGAAGCGGCCAACAAGGGCGCCTTCCACGGCAAGTCGCCGAGCGTCGGCCTGAACATCCAGTTGCCGATGGAACAGCACGCGAACGTCTATCAGGACATATCGCATTCCTTCGAGCACTTCTTCGCCCGCAAGTACATGTTCGTGCGCTTCGCCGCCGCCTACGTCGTGATGCCGGGCGGTTTCGGCACGGTGGACGAACTGATGGAGGCGCTGACGCTGATCCAGACGCGCAAGAGCCGCAGCATTCCGGTCATCCTCGTGCACGCGCCGTTCTGGGCCGGCCTGATCGACTGGTTCCGCAACACGCTGGTGGCCGAAGGCATGATTTCGCCGGAAGACATGGATCTGGTGCAGATCATCGACGACCCTGCCCAGATCGTCGACGCGATATTCCGGCATTACGAGAACCGCAGCTTCATGCCGCTGCCTGAAGAACATGAGGCGATGTTGAATCTTTGA
- the polA gene encoding DNA polymerase I, with amino-acid sequence MPTLLLVDGSSYLYRAFHAMPDLRNAQGEPTGALRGVINMLRRLAADYKADYRAVVFDAKGKTFREDWYPDYKGHRPPMPEDLAAQIAPIHDAVRALGWPLLMIEGVEADDVIGTLAAQATERGIDCVISTGDKDLAQLVNKHVMLVNTMSEEKLDEAGVLAKFGVPPSAIVDYLALIGDSVDNVPGVDKCGPKTAVKWLQQYGGTLDSVVANAADIGGKVGENLRAHLDFLPLARKLLTVKCDVDLPQPLESLTSDGENADALRPLYERYGFKGLLEDLAKGPRKTVTVNAPAPAEDAVPSTAPEGSHRADYETLLDWAAFERWHAKLMAAKVVSLDTETTSLEPMEAQLVGMSFALEPGVAAYLPLAHVYPDAPVQLPRDEVLAKLKPWLESATHGKLGQNLKYDRHVFANHGIRLAGVVDDTLLESYVLEADRNHNLDTLVTRHLGLKVISYDEVTGKGAARIGFEQVALDRAAAYAAEDADVTLRVHEVLAPRIQADSKLAYIYRDIELPVSDILFRMERTGVLLDSASLAAQSNELGQKMLELEQRAHTAAKQPFNINSPKQLAEILFEREKLPVIKKTPSGTPSTDEEVLSQLALDYPLPALILEYRGMAKLKGTYTDKLPRMVRADTGRVHTSFGQAVAVTGRLSSVDPNLQNIPVRTAEGRRIRSAFIAPPGHVLVSADYSQIELRIMAHLSQDARLLQAFADGEDVHRATASEVFGVPPDEVSSEQRRYAKVINFGLIYGMSAHGLAKNLDIERSAAQSWIDRYFAQYPGVARYMDETRALAREQGYVETVFGRRLQLPDIRAQQVGRRQGAERAAINAPMQGTAADLIKLAMIAVDGWLAAEGLKTRIILQVHDELVLEVPEAELDRVRERVPALMEGVAQLSVPLKVEAGVGRNWDEAH; translated from the coding sequence ATGCCCACGCTGCTGCTCGTCGATGGATCGTCCTACCTTTACCGCGCCTTCCACGCAATGCCGGACCTGCGCAACGCACAGGGCGAGCCGACCGGCGCGCTGCGCGGTGTCATCAACATGCTAAGGCGGCTGGCAGCCGACTACAAGGCGGACTATCGCGCTGTCGTGTTCGATGCCAAGGGCAAGACCTTCCGCGAGGACTGGTATCCGGATTACAAGGGCCACCGTCCGCCGATGCCGGAAGATCTGGCGGCGCAGATCGCGCCGATCCACGACGCGGTGCGCGCGCTCGGCTGGCCGCTGCTGATGATCGAGGGGGTGGAGGCCGACGACGTGATCGGCACGCTGGCCGCGCAGGCGACCGAACGCGGCATCGACTGCGTCATTTCCACTGGCGACAAGGACCTCGCACAACTGGTGAACAAGCACGTGATGCTGGTGAACACGATGAGCGAGGAAAAACTGGACGAAGCCGGCGTGCTGGCCAAGTTCGGCGTGCCGCCGTCGGCCATCGTCGACTACCTCGCGCTGATCGGCGACAGCGTGGACAACGTGCCGGGCGTCGACAAGTGTGGCCCGAAGACCGCGGTGAAGTGGCTGCAACAGTATGGCGGCACGCTGGATTCGGTGGTCGCCAACGCGGCCGACATCGGCGGCAAGGTGGGCGAGAACCTGCGCGCCCACCTCGACTTCCTGCCGCTGGCGCGCAAGCTGCTGACCGTCAAATGCGACGTCGATCTGCCGCAGCCGCTGGAATCGCTGACCTCGGACGGCGAGAACGCCGACGCGCTGCGCCCGCTGTACGAGCGCTACGGTTTCAAGGGCCTGCTCGAGGATCTGGCCAAGGGCCCGCGCAAGACGGTGACGGTCAATGCGCCCGCGCCGGCCGAGGACGCCGTGCCCTCGACCGCACCTGAAGGCAGCCACCGTGCCGACTACGAAACCCTGCTCGACTGGGCGGCCTTCGAGCGCTGGCACGCGAAGCTGATGGCGGCGAAGGTGGTGTCGCTGGACACCGAAACCACCAGCCTGGAGCCGATGGAAGCGCAGCTGGTGGGCATGAGCTTCGCGCTGGAACCCGGTGTGGCCGCCTACCTGCCGCTGGCCCACGTGTACCCGGATGCACCGGTCCAGCTGCCCCGCGACGAGGTGCTGGCGAAGCTCAAGCCCTGGCTGGAATCGGCGACGCACGGCAAGCTCGGCCAGAACCTGAAGTACGACCGCCACGTGTTTGCCAACCACGGCATCCGGCTGGCCGGCGTGGTCGATGACACGCTGCTCGAGAGCTATGTGCTGGAAGCCGATCGCAACCACAACCTCGACACCCTGGTCACCCGCCACCTCGGCCTGAAGGTGATCAGCTACGACGAGGTGACCGGCAAGGGCGCGGCGCGCATCGGTTTCGAACAGGTGGCGCTCGACCGCGCCGCCGCCTACGCCGCCGAGGACGCCGACGTGACGCTGCGCGTCCATGAAGTGCTGGCCCCGCGCATTCAGGCCGATAGCAAGCTTGCATATATATATCGCGACATCGAACTGCCGGTGTCCGACATCCTGTTCCGCATGGAACGCACCGGCGTGCTGCTGGACAGCGCCTCGCTTGCCGCGCAGAGCAACGAACTGGGCCAGAAGATGCTGGAGCTGGAACAGCGCGCGCACACCGCCGCCAAGCAGCCCTTCAACATCAATTCGCCGAAGCAGCTGGCGGAAATCCTGTTCGAGCGCGAAAAGCTGCCGGTGATCAAGAAAACGCCGTCCGGCACGCCGTCGACCGACGAGGAGGTGCTGTCCCAGCTCGCGCTGGACTACCCGCTGCCGGCGCTCATTCTCGAATACCGCGGCATGGCCAAGCTGAAAGGCACCTATACCGACAAGCTGCCGCGCATGGTGCGCGCCGACACCGGCCGCGTGCACACCAGCTTCGGTCAGGCGGTGGCGGTGACCGGCCGGCTGTCCTCGGTCGATCCCAATCTGCAGAACATTCCGGTGCGCACCGCCGAGGGCCGGCGCATCCGTTCCGCCTTCATCGCGCCGCCGGGTCATGTGCTGGTCAGCGCGGACTATTCGCAGATCGAACTGCGCATCATGGCCCACCTGTCGCAGGACGCCCGCCTGCTGCAGGCTTTCGCCGACGGCGAGGACGTGCACCGCGCCACCGCGTCGGAGGTGTTCGGCGTGCCGCCGGACGAGGTAAGCAGCGAACAGCGCCGCTATGCCAAGGTGATCAATTTCGGTCTGATCTACGGCATGAGCGCGCACGGTCTGGCGAAGAACCTGGACATCGAGCGCAGCGCCGCGCAGAGCTGGATAGACCGCTACTTCGCGCAGTACCCGGGCGTCGCCCGCTACATGGACGAGACGCGCGCGCTGGCGCGCGAGCAGGGCTATGTCGAAACCGTGTTCGGCCGCCGCCTGCAGCTGCCGGACATCCGCGCCCAGCAGGTGGGGCGCCGCCAGGGCGCCGAGCGCGCGGCAATCAACGCGCCGATGCAGGGCACGGCGGCCGACCTGATCAAGCTGGCGATGATCGCGGTCGACGGCTGGCTCGCCGCCGAAGGCCTGAAGACGCGCATCATCCTGCAGGTGCACGACGAACTGGTGCTCGAAGTGCCGGAGGCCGAACTCGACCGCGTGCGCGAGCGGGTGCCGGCGCTGATGGAAGGCGTCGCGCAGCTGTCCGTGCCACTGAAGGTCGAGGCCGGTGTCGGCCGCAACTGGGACGAAGCGCACTGA
- a CDS encoding pyridoxamine 5'-phosphate oxidase family protein yields MSSLYSDHHRALQQAYGTTGLAEMLDTGWVHEQISDDERAFIASRDMFFLSTVDPDGNPTVSYKGGPTGFVKVLDAHTLVFPGYDGNGMFYSVGNIVGQSRVGLLFIDFENPHRVRVQGTAEFLADDPLLADYDEAKYLVRVTVSKIWVNCPRYVHRYRKLEQSKYVPRAECTTPLASWKRLDMVQDVLPEHERRQAMQEGLLDLATYEAKVARGEG; encoded by the coding sequence ATGTCTTCGCTGTATTCGGACCACCATCGCGCACTGCAACAGGCCTACGGCACCACCGGTCTGGCCGAGATGCTCGACACCGGATGGGTGCATGAGCAGATTTCGGACGACGAGCGCGCCTTCATCGCGTCGCGCGACATGTTCTTCCTGTCGACGGTCGATCCCGACGGCAATCCTACGGTGTCGTACAAGGGCGGTCCCACCGGCTTCGTCAAGGTGCTCGACGCGCACACGCTGGTCTTTCCGGGCTACGACGGAAACGGCATGTTCTATTCGGTGGGCAATATCGTCGGGCAGTCGCGCGTCGGCCTGCTGTTCATCGATTTCGAGAACCCGCACCGCGTACGCGTGCAGGGCACTGCCGAATTCCTGGCCGACGATCCGCTGCTGGCCGACTACGACGAAGCCAAGTATCTGGTGCGCGTGACGGTCAGCAAGATCTGGGTGAATTGTCCGCGCTACGTCCATCGCTACCGCAAGCTCGAACAGTCGAAGTACGTGCCGAGGGCGGAATGCACGACGCCGCTTGCCTCGTGGAAGCGGCTGGACATGGTGCAGGACGTGCTGCCGGAACACGAACGCCGGCAGGCGATGCAGGAAGGTCTGCTGGATCTTGCCACCTACGAGGCAAAGGTGGCGCGCGGCGAGGGCTGA
- a CDS encoding acyltransferase family protein, producing MHVPSAGTDTLSRADRHDAASRLAVFDTLKAVASQLIVLHHLVAYGPLAEAFRSRFPQLADWLYYDGRLAVQVFFVIGGFLAARALAPALQPRPLSLPAVLWKRYRRLALPCMAAVLISVVCAAIARALIDDPSLPGTPSVGQLLAHALLLQDIVGVEALSAGVWYVAIDFQLYAMAALLVWLASHTGPTRHAVVLAAITAGVAAASLFVINRDTGWDVAGPYYFGVYALGAAVCWLSRPGRSLLWGAAVAAAVLLALTLEHRERVAFAGCVALLLWGGLRSGLLTKWPDLPALAFLGRISFSVFLIHYPVAMLVNAFVTRLWGATPDTAPPALAFAWAASVAAGALFHRQVERRCAG from the coding sequence ATGCACGTCCCGTCGGCCGGTACCGATACCCTCTCCCGCGCCGACCGGCACGACGCCGCGTCGCGCCTCGCGGTATTCGACACGCTGAAGGCGGTCGCGTCACAGCTCATCGTGCTGCATCACCTGGTCGCCTACGGTCCGCTGGCGGAGGCCTTCCGCAGCCGCTTCCCGCAGCTCGCCGACTGGCTCTACTACGACGGGCGGCTCGCGGTGCAGGTGTTCTTCGTCATCGGCGGCTTCCTCGCTGCCCGCGCGCTGGCGCCGGCGCTGCAGCCGCGACCGCTGTCGCTGCCGGCGGTGCTGTGGAAGCGCTATCGCCGGCTCGCACTGCCCTGCATGGCGGCCGTGCTGATCAGCGTCGTCTGCGCCGCGATTGCCCGCGCGCTGATCGACGACCCCAGCCTGCCCGGTACGCCCTCGGTCGGTCAGCTGCTGGCGCACGCACTGCTGCTGCAGGACATCGTCGGCGTCGAGGCACTGTCGGCCGGTGTCTGGTACGTGGCGATCGACTTTCAGCTGTACGCGATGGCGGCGCTGCTGGTCTGGCTGGCCTCGCACACCGGTCCGACACGCCACGCCGTCGTGCTCGCCGCGATCACCGCCGGCGTCGCTGCCGCGTCGCTGTTCGTGATCAATCGCGACACCGGTTGGGACGTCGCCGGTCCTTACTATTTCGGTGTCTATGCGCTGGGGGCAGCCGTCTGCTGGTTGTCCAGACCAGGCCGCTCGCTGCTGTGGGGGGCGGCAGTCGCCGCCGCCGTGCTGCTGGCGCTGACCCTGGAACACCGCGAGCGCGTGGCGTTTGCTGGCTGCGTGGCGCTGCTGCTGTGGGGCGGTCTGCGCAGCGGACTGCTGACGAAATGGCCGGACCTTCCGGCGCTCGCCTTCCTCGGCCGGATCTCGTTCTCGGTCTTCCTGATCCACTACCCGGTGGCCATGCTGGTAAACGCCTTCGTTACCCGTCTGTGGGGCGCGACGCCGGATACCGCGCCGCCAGCACTTGCCTTCGCCTGGGCGGCCAGCGTGGCCGCCGGTGCGCTGTTCCATCGCCAGGTCGAACGGCGCTGCGCCGGCTGA
- a CDS encoding HAL/PAL/TAL family ammonia-lyase: protein MTAAVPEHDDVVFDGRPLDIEAIAAIADGRRRAVLSTEAAFRARIDAGARAVLQLLADDGVIYGVTTGYGESCTVAVPAGQVAELPHHLYTYHGVGMGRLLEADETRAVLAARLASLCQGMSGVRYELLQHLAALLEHDILPCIPAEGSVGASGDLTPLSYVAAALCGERDVRWRGRRMPAREALAEAGIQPLSLQPKEGLAIMNGTAVMTALACLAWQRAQRCSRIATRLTALNVFATAGNPHHFDALLFAAKPHPGPQAVARRLRRDLACDAGAARNPARLQDRYSLRCAPHVIGVLEDALPFTRTLIENELNSANDNPLIDPDSGRVLHGGHFYGGHVAFAMDSLKTAVANVLDLLDRQLALLVDSRFSHGLPDNLTAATGERGALNHGLKALQIAVSAWTAEALKTTLPASVFSRSTECHNQDKVSMGTIAARDCLRVLELGEQVLAAMLVSARQAVALRGRIDAGALPPELAHTQSWLEARIPLVVEDRALDHELTRLVDVLRTGSASDVLESDG from the coding sequence ATGACCGCCGCCGTACCGGAACACGATGACGTCGTTTTCGACGGTCGCCCGCTCGACATCGAGGCGATTGCCGCGATCGCCGACGGCAGGCGTCGCGCCGTGCTGTCGACCGAGGCAGCGTTCCGCGCCCGCATCGACGCCGGCGCCCGCGCCGTGCTGCAGCTGCTCGCCGACGACGGCGTGATCTACGGCGTCACCACCGGCTACGGCGAGTCGTGCACGGTGGCGGTGCCTGCCGGGCAGGTGGCGGAACTACCGCACCACCTCTACACCTATCACGGCGTCGGCATGGGACGCCTGCTGGAAGCCGACGAGACGCGCGCGGTGCTGGCCGCGCGGCTGGCCTCGCTGTGCCAGGGCATGTCCGGTGTGCGCTACGAGCTGCTGCAGCATCTGGCGGCGCTGCTCGAGCACGACATCCTGCCCTGCATTCCGGCCGAAGGCTCGGTCGGCGCCAGCGGCGACCTGACGCCGCTGTCCTACGTCGCCGCCGCGCTGTGCGGCGAGCGCGACGTGCGGTGGCGGGGGCGGCGCATGCCGGCGCGCGAGGCGCTGGCCGAAGCCGGCATCCAGCCGCTGTCGCTGCAGCCGAAGGAGGGGCTGGCCATCATGAACGGTACCGCCGTCATGACCGCGCTGGCCTGTCTCGCGTGGCAGCGGGCACAGCGCTGCAGCCGCATCGCCACCCGCCTGACCGCGCTGAATGTGTTCGCGACTGCCGGCAACCCGCACCACTTCGACGCGCTGCTGTTCGCCGCCAAGCCGCACCCGGGGCCGCAGGCGGTCGCTCGCCGGCTGCGCCGCGACCTCGCTTGCGACGCCGGCGCGGCACGCAATCCGGCGCGGCTGCAGGACCGCTACTCGCTGCGCTGCGCGCCGCACGTGATCGGCGTGCTCGAAGACGCGCTGCCCTTCACGCGGACGCTGATCGAGAACGAACTGAACAGCGCCAACGACAATCCGCTGATCGACCCGGACAGCGGGCGCGTGCTGCATGGCGGACATTTCTACGGCGGTCACGTCGCGTTCGCGATGGACAGCCTGAAGACCGCGGTCGCCAACGTGCTCGATCTGCTCGACCGCCAGCTCGCGCTGCTGGTGGACAGCCGCTTCAGCCACGGCCTGCCCGACAACCTGACGGCGGCCACCGGCGAACGCGGCGCACTGAACCACGGCCTGAAGGCGCTGCAGATCGCGGTGTCAGCGTGGACCGCCGAGGCCCTGAAGACCACCCTGCCGGCGTCGGTGTTCTCGCGCTCGACCGAGTGCCACAACCAGGACAAGGTGAGCATGGGCACGATCGCCGCGCGCGACTGCCTGCGCGTGCTCGAACTGGGCGAACAGGTGCTGGCGGCGATGCTGGTGTCGGCGCGGCAGGCGGTCGCGCTGCGCGGCCGCATCGACGCCGGTGCGCTGCCGCCGGAGCTGGCGCACACGCAGTCGTGGCTCGAGGCCCGCATTCCGCTGGTGGTCGAGGACCGCGCGCTCGACCATGAACTGACCCGGCTGGTGGACGTGCTGCGCACAGGCAGCGCCAGCGACGTGCTGGAGTCGGACGGATGA
- a CDS encoding AMP-binding protein — protein MSAPWHADGPALERVLADLIADEVRRLRPGGSPLPQQPWSASMAFDDSGFGLDSLERHTLAAAIAELLQLHDSTVIDALPAASTFGQYCALAREGLAQDGRRLTFRTSGSTGMPKACTHALTMLEEEVDALAAHIGPRRRVLVAVPVHHIYGFIFGVLLPPSLGTHDVIDVRPLPPQALAGRLQPGDLLASHPAHWSLLARFGPRLPADVVGTTSTAPCPDALADALLAQGLARLLQIYGSSETAGIGWRDAAGAPYTLMPHWRRAVADDAVLLRRAADGSEQPAALQDLIEWLPDGRFRLAGRRDEAVQVAGINVFPARVRDVLLEHPLVEACAVRRMSPTEGERLKAFVVLRAGATPAALLPALEAWVRERLSAPECPRAWSFGDQLPADARGKLVDWPIAPSLPPQVRGCTPDN, from the coding sequence ATGAGCGCCCCTTGGCACGCCGACGGCCCGGCGCTGGAACGCGTGCTCGCCGACCTGATCGCCGACGAGGTGCGACGGCTGCGGCCCGGCGGCTCACCGCTGCCGCAGCAGCCATGGTCGGCGTCGATGGCCTTCGACGACAGCGGCTTCGGGCTCGATTCGCTGGAGCGCCATACGCTGGCCGCCGCCATCGCCGAACTGCTGCAGCTGCACGACAGCACGGTGATCGATGCGCTGCCGGCGGCAAGCACCTTCGGCCAGTACTGCGCGCTGGCCCGCGAAGGCCTCGCGCAGGATGGCCGCCGCCTGACCTTCCGCACGTCCGGCAGCACCGGCATGCCGAAGGCGTGCACCCACGCGCTGACGATGCTGGAAGAAGAGGTCGATGCGCTGGCCGCCCACATCGGGCCGCGCCGGCGGGTGCTGGTCGCGGTGCCGGTCCATCACATCTATGGCTTCATCTTCGGCGTCCTGCTGCCGCCCAGCCTGGGCACGCACGATGTCATAGATGTGCGGCCGCTGCCGCCGCAGGCGCTGGCCGGCCGGCTGCAGCCGGGCGATCTGCTGGCGAGTCATCCCGCGCACTGGTCGCTGCTCGCCCGCTTCGGCCCGCGGCTGCCGGCTGACGTCGTCGGCACCACTTCCACCGCACCCTGCCCGGATGCGCTGGCCGACGCGCTTCTGGCGCAGGGTCTGGCGCGTCTGCTGCAGATCTACGGCAGTTCGGAGACGGCCGGAATCGGCTGGCGCGACGCCGCTGGCGCGCCCTACACGCTGATGCCGCACTGGCGCCGCGCGGTTGCCGACGATGCTGTACTGCTGCGCCGCGCAGCCGATGGCAGCGAACAGCCTGCGGCGCTGCAGGACCTGATCGAGTGGCTGCCGGACGGGCGCTTCCGCCTGGCCGGGCGGCGTGACGAGGCGGTCCAGGTGGCGGGCATCAACGTGTTTCCGGCGCGGGTGCGCGACGTGCTGCTCGAACACCCGCTGGTCGAGGCGTGTGCGGTACGCCGCATGTCGCCGACCGAGGGCGAACGCCTGAAGGCCTTCGTCGTGTTGCGCGCAGGCGCCACCCCGGCCGCACTGCTGCCCGCACTTGAAGCGTGGGTGAGGGAACGCCTGTCGGCGCCCGAGTGTCCACGCGCCTGGTCGTTCGGCGACCAGTTGCCGGCAGACGCCCGCGGCAAGCTGGTCGATTGGCCGATCGCGCCCTCGTTGCCTCCTCAAGTTCGCGGGTGCACTCCCGATAACTGA
- a CDS encoding phosphonate transporter: MNTEQTLSFSSAALFDYLDRASDAELDSLDFGVIGMDDATQVRRYNRFESAAAGLSPERVIGHALFTVVAPCMNNFMVAQRFEDAQQDGSVLDDTIDYVLTLRMRPVKVKLRLLARPGSGLRYVLVHRQT, encoded by the coding sequence ATGAATACGGAACAGACCCTCTCGTTTTCCAGCGCAGCACTGTTTGACTATCTCGACCGCGCCAGCGATGCCGAGCTCGACAGCCTCGACTTCGGCGTCATCGGCATGGACGACGCAACCCAGGTCAGACGATACAACCGCTTCGAATCGGCCGCCGCCGGCCTGTCGCCCGAACGGGTGATCGGGCACGCGCTGTTCACCGTGGTGGCGCCGTGCATGAACAACTTCATGGTTGCCCAGCGCTTCGAGGACGCGCAGCAGGACGGCAGCGTGCTCGACGACACCATCGACTACGTGCTGACGCTACGCATGCGCCCGGTCAAGGTGAAGCTCAGATTGCTCGCCCGACCCGGCAGCGGCTTGCGCTATGTGCTGGTCCACCGCCAGACCTGA